CTCCGTCTTTTTCAGCTAACTCTTCTAAAGAGTGTTTAAAGTTTCTACATGGTGGACATCATAGTGCATGGAACACTAATAAATATGTGCCTTTTTGTGTTGAGGCGTATTGTTCTTTATATTCTTTTTCTGTAATTTCTCTTAACATAAGCAATTCCTTTCTTGTTATTATTTAAATTTATTTTATACAAAAAATGCAAAATTGCATTAAAAATTATTGTTTTTTTTAGTTTTTGCATTTTTTGCTTCAAAAATTCAAGGATTTAGATGGTTATAAATCAATGTTTTTTACATATTTTGCATTAGCTTCAATAAATTCTCGACGCGGGAAAACTTCATCACCCATTAATGTTGTAAAAACTCAATCGGCCTGAGCTGCATCTTCTATTTGTACTTGTAACATTTTACGGTTGTCAGGATCCATTGTTGTTTCTCAAAGTTGCTCAGCATCCATTTCACCAAGACCTTTATAACGTTGAACTGTTATTTTTTGGCCATTATTCATTTCAGCCATAGCTTTGTCTTTTTCGGCATCAGAATATACATATTTGAGCGTTTTGCCTTGTTGTAATCTATATAATGGGGGTTGAGCGATGTAAATGAAGCCATATTCAATTAAAGGTCTGAAATAACGATAGAAAAATGTTAATAAAAGGGTTCTTATGTGCGAACCATCAACGTCGGCATCGGTCATAATTACAACTTTGTGGTATCTTAATTTATTAATATTAAAATCTTCACCAACTCCTGTACCTAATGCTGAAATAATTGATAAAATTTCAGCATTAGCAAATACTTTGCTTGGGTTATTCTTCTCTACATTAATAACCTTACCACGCAACGGCAAAATTGCTTGTGTCTCTCGATTACGTCCATTTTTTGCCGAACCACCAGCTGAATTACCCTCAACGATATAAAGTTCACTAATTTCTGCGTTTTTAGATGAACAATCAGCTAACTTACCTGGTAAAGAGCCGCTATCAAAAACTGTTTTTCTACGTGCAGCGTCCCGTGCGGCTTGCCCTGCTAAACGCGATCTTCGAGCTTCGTGAATTTTTTGTACCAATGACTTGGCTTCAACAGGGTTTTCATCAAGGAAACGCTCAAGAGCGCCACTAAATACTTTATTTACAGCAATTCTAGCGTCCTTATTTCCTAATTTACCTTTGGTTTGCCCTTCAAAAATAGGATCCGTATGTTTAATTGAAATTATTGCAACAATACCTTCTTTAATATCATCGCGCGTAAATTTTTCTTCCTCACTTTTAACATAGCCGTTCTTAATTGCGTAATTATTAATCAAACGAACTAAAGCATCATAAAATCCACTTTCATGCGTCCCGCCCTCAACAGTAATAATATTGTTTGCGTAACTCACAACATTGCTTGTAATTTTTTCATTATATTGAACAGCAACTTCAACAACAACTGGCGCTTCATCTCCGTATGCATACTCACCTTCAGCATATATTACTTCGGGGTGAATTAATTTTTGGCCTTTGTTCAGCTCTTTAACATAATCTATCAAGCCTCCTTCGAAATGAAATTCGATTTTTGA
The Mycoplasmopsis californica genome window above contains:
- the gyrB gene encoding DNA topoisomerase (ATP-hydrolyzing) subunit B; amino-acid sequence: MSQNEYGASNIKVLKGLEAVRVRPGMYIGSTGPRGLHHLIWEIVDNSVDECMAGYANRVDITLTNDGFAVIEDNGRGIPTDIHPETGLSTVETVLTVLHAGGKFDSDSYKVSGGLHGVGASVVNALSTHFEVWVKRNNKLHYASFQNGGQTTQALKVIDDVQNGDTGTKIKFHPDFSIMDEHPFDKNVIVDHAKQIAYLNRNLTISVADERDNSKIEFHFEGGLIDYVKELNKGQKLIHPEVIYAEGEYAYGDEAPVVVEVAVQYNEKITSNVVSYANNIITVEGGTHESGFYDALVRLINNYAIKNGYVKSEEEKFTRDDIKEGIVAIISIKHTDPIFEGQTKGKLGNKDARIAVNKVFSGALERFLDENPVEAKSLVQKIHEARRSRLAGQAARDAARRKTVFDSGSLPGKLADCSSKNAEISELYIVEGNSAGGSAKNGRNRETQAILPLRGKVINVEKNNPSKVFANAEILSIISALGTGVGEDFNINKLRYHKVVIMTDADVDGSHIRTLLLTFFYRYFRPLIEYGFIYIAQPPLYRLQQGKTLKYVYSDAEKDKAMAEMNNGQKITVQRYKGLGEMDAEQLWETTMDPDNRKMLQVQIEDAAQADWVFTTLMGDEVFPRREFIEANAKYVKNIDL